One segment of Pseudomonas sp. FP2196 DNA contains the following:
- a CDS encoding PP2C family serine/threonine-protein phosphatase translates to MLVASAWRSAARTDPGKVRARNEDAFLDSPQQGLWVVADGMGGHQGGDIASQLIVASLAELPQHEDFDERLKAIRQCLHWLNRRLGQELTVTAGRHDSIMGSTVVALLVEGNRAACIWAGDSRCYMWRGQRLYQLSKDHSLQQQLIDEQQMSVEQAAAHPAAQALTRAVGAAETLTLDVLELEVYPGDAFLLCSDGLYQGLSSDALGTALSLSAPHVALERLFDGALRGSARDNLTAVVIRQ, encoded by the coding sequence ATGCTGGTGGCCAGTGCCTGGCGCAGCGCGGCGCGTACCGACCCGGGCAAGGTGCGGGCGCGCAACGAAGATGCCTTCCTTGACTCACCACAGCAGGGGCTGTGGGTGGTCGCGGACGGCATGGGCGGTCATCAGGGTGGCGACATTGCCAGCCAGTTGATCGTCGCCAGCCTGGCTGAACTGCCGCAACACGAGGATTTCGACGAACGCCTCAAAGCCATCCGCCAGTGCCTGCACTGGCTGAACCGGCGTTTGGGGCAGGAGTTGACGGTCACCGCCGGACGTCACGACAGCATCATGGGCAGCACCGTTGTGGCGCTGCTGGTGGAAGGCAATCGTGCGGCCTGCATCTGGGCCGGCGACAGTCGTTGCTACATGTGGCGCGGGCAGCGGCTGTATCAGCTGTCCAAGGACCATTCGCTGCAGCAGCAACTGATCGACGAGCAACAAATGAGCGTCGAACAAGCGGCAGCGCACCCGGCGGCTCAGGCCTTGACCCGAGCCGTCGGCGCGGCCGAAACACTGACCCTGGATGTACTGGAACTTGAGGTCTATCCGGGCGATGCGTTTTTGCTGTGCAGCGATGGTTTGTATCAGGGCCTGAGCAGCGATGCCCTCGGCACCGCCCTCAGTCTGAGTGCGCCGCATGTGGCGCTGGAACGTTTGTTCGACGGCGCCCTGCGGGGCTCCGCTCGCGACAACCTGACTGCCGTGGTGATCCGCCAATGA
- the tssM gene encoding type VI secretion system membrane subunit TssM, whose amino-acid sequence MKKFFKKVGAFLRQTWVWTLLLVLFVALLVWFAGPLLAVDDYKFWESATSRLLTISVLFLIWGLTMVFVSWRAGVRKKEVEATEDGQDRIRREELIDDEQKELKARFKDALKTLKTSSLYRGRSERWRSDLPWYLLIGPQASGKTSLLDFSGLEFPINKIDRKLTRDTLGTRHCDWYFADHGVLIDTAGRYTTQPDAEVDGSAWRTLLELLRKRRRGRPLNGVLVTIPVETLTGGSEQDIDTLARQVRGRLQDVYQKLHVDVPVYLVLSKADKLLGFDEFFDQLTREESDQVLGTSFRKDQQGTDVAVLRNEFEELLRRLNSQVIMRMHSERDTQRRGRILDFPHQLGQIGERLCLFVDMAFTGNRYQRASQLRGFYLTSAPHLTQEMDATTAGIGASLGMNAGVLPTLRSGRSRFIHHLFSQVIFPEADLAGLDKRERSRIHWGQRALYVGALAALALFGMLWAGGFSANYERLENLRTLAQNWTQQRSALTPRDDAMGALKTLDTSYAATQTFPQKGDVSYHERGGLYQGEDVNPVVKVAYERELETQLLPRVATMLEGQIRANMKDREKLLNSLRAYLMLNMKDRRDAAWLKDWVATDWSQRYTGNTAVQNGLNTHLERLLKQPFIYPLNDQLVTQARQVLRAESLATVVYRMLREQARNLPEYRFSQHLGPQGSLFIGTEYVIPGFYTQQGYQQYFSVQGSALVTDILRDNWVLGEGVGISDMDLRRLMVELEQLYFRDYANYWSEAVGQVALPPISDAGEGAEQLAGLTSANSPVLALLTEVRENTRFEAAADPVDEAGDAADALAGQKGKIGKVGKLASAVADKASALNVAKNLPDTAKKSLQRRFEPLHRLLDDNNGPAADLTPALSALNDLQLQLSGLARSSTPEQAAFELAKTRMSGQRDALTNLRAASGRLPRPLSVWFNVLAEDSWRLVLNDAYQYLNGRYQNELYSVYGKTISKRYPFSASSTSDVAISDFREFFRAQGTVDRFFDSYLRPFVSGDPGNYRMRSVDGHSLPVSKVYLDQMAAALTIRQSFFSINPAEPTVQFKLEPYTLDPAVSRSEFKFGDKTMEYRHGPILPMSFKWPTDAEDGRTSLVMDKMAGRPIGIEKNSGPWSLFRLFDLMQTEYLSGRDVLVLKADVGGLRANYLLTSQRSPNPFDLGVLRTFRMPVQL is encoded by the coding sequence ATGAAAAAGTTTTTCAAGAAAGTCGGCGCCTTCCTGCGCCAGACCTGGGTCTGGACCCTGCTGTTGGTGCTGTTCGTGGCGCTGCTGGTGTGGTTCGCAGGTCCATTGTTGGCGGTAGATGACTACAAGTTCTGGGAGAGCGCGACCTCGCGCCTGCTGACCATCAGCGTCTTGTTCCTGATCTGGGGCCTGACCATGGTCTTCGTCAGCTGGCGCGCCGGTGTACGCAAGAAAGAAGTCGAAGCCACCGAAGACGGCCAGGATCGTATCCGCCGTGAAGAGCTGATCGACGACGAGCAGAAAGAGTTGAAGGCGCGCTTCAAAGACGCGCTGAAAACCCTGAAGACCTCGAGCCTGTATCGCGGCCGCAGCGAGCGCTGGCGCAGTGACTTGCCGTGGTATCTGCTGATTGGCCCACAGGCCTCGGGCAAGACCAGCCTGTTGGACTTTTCCGGTCTGGAATTCCCGATCAACAAGATCGACCGCAAGCTGACCCGTGACACCCTCGGCACCCGTCATTGCGACTGGTACTTTGCCGACCACGGTGTATTGATCGACACCGCCGGGCGCTACACCACCCAGCCCGATGCGGAAGTTGACGGCAGTGCCTGGCGCACCTTACTGGAGCTGCTGCGCAAGCGTCGTCGCGGCCGTCCGTTGAACGGCGTACTCGTGACCATTCCGGTGGAAACCCTCACCGGTGGCAGCGAACAGGACATCGACACCCTGGCGCGCCAGGTGCGCGGTCGTCTGCAAGACGTCTATCAGAAGCTGCACGTCGACGTGCCGGTGTATCTGGTGCTGAGCAAGGCTGACAAGCTGCTGGGCTTCGATGAGTTCTTCGATCAACTGACCCGCGAAGAAAGCGATCAGGTGCTGGGCACCAGTTTCCGCAAGGATCAGCAGGGCACCGACGTAGCTGTGCTGCGCAACGAGTTCGAAGAACTGCTGCGTCGCCTCAACAGCCAAGTGATCATGCGCATGCACTCCGAGCGCGATACCCAGCGCCGTGGCCGCATCCTCGACTTCCCGCATCAACTGGGGCAGATCGGCGAGCGCCTGTGCCTGTTCGTCGACATGGCGTTCACCGGCAACCGTTATCAGCGTGCATCGCAACTGCGTGGTTTCTACCTGACCAGCGCACCGCACCTGACTCAGGAAATGGACGCGACCACCGCCGGCATCGGCGCCAGCCTCGGCATGAATGCCGGTGTGCTGCCAACGTTGCGCAGCGGTCGTTCGCGTTTCATCCATCATCTGTTCAGCCAGGTGATTTTCCCCGAGGCCGATCTGGCCGGTCTGGACAAGCGCGAACGCAGCCGCATTCATTGGGGCCAACGTGCGCTGTACGTCGGCGCACTGGCGGCACTGGCCCTGTTCGGCATGCTCTGGGCGGGTGGTTTCTCCGCTAACTACGAGCGGCTGGAAAACCTGCGCACACTGGCGCAGAACTGGACTCAGCAGCGCTCGGCACTGACCCCGCGTGATGACGCCATGGGCGCGCTGAAAACTCTCGACACCAGCTACGCGGCGACGCAGACGTTCCCGCAAAAGGGCGACGTTTCGTACCACGAACGTGGTGGCCTGTATCAGGGCGAAGACGTCAATCCAGTGGTCAAAGTGGCTTACGAGCGCGAGCTTGAAACGCAACTGCTGCCACGAGTTGCCACGATGCTCGAAGGGCAGATCCGCGCCAACATGAAGGACCGCGAAAAGCTGCTGAACAGCCTGCGTGCCTACCTGATGTTGAACATGAAGGATCGTCGCGACGCCGCATGGCTCAAGGACTGGGTCGCCACTGACTGGTCGCAGCGCTACACCGGCAACACCGCGGTGCAGAACGGTCTGAACACCCACCTCGAACGCCTGCTGAAGCAGCCGTTCATCTACCCGCTCAACGATCAGTTGGTGACTCAGGCACGTCAGGTTCTGCGCGCCGAATCGCTGGCGACCGTGGTCTATCGCATGCTCCGCGAGCAAGCGCGCAACCTGCCGGAATACCGCTTCAGCCAACACCTCGGCCCACAGGGCTCGCTGTTTATCGGCACCGAGTACGTGATCCCGGGTTTCTACACCCAACAGGGTTATCAGCAGTACTTCTCGGTGCAGGGCTCGGCCCTGGTCACCGACATCCTGCGTGACAACTGGGTACTGGGCGAAGGCGTAGGCATCAGCGACATGGACTTGCGTCGCCTGATGGTCGAGCTGGAGCAACTGTACTTCCGCGACTACGCCAACTACTGGAGCGAGGCCGTTGGCCAGGTGGCCTTGCCGCCGATCAGCGACGCCGGTGAAGGCGCCGAGCAATTGGCGGGCCTGACTTCGGCCAACTCGCCAGTACTGGCATTGCTGACCGAGGTACGCGAAAACACCCGCTTCGAAGCAGCCGCCGATCCGGTCGATGAAGCCGGTGATGCCGCTGATGCGCTGGCCGGCCAGAAGGGCAAGATTGGCAAAGTCGGCAAACTGGCGTCGGCCGTGGCGGACAAGGCTTCGGCCCTGAACGTCGCGAAAAACCTGCCGGATACCGCCAAGAAGTCCCTGCAACGTCGCTTCGAACCGCTGCATCGTTTGCTCGATGACAACAATGGCCCGGCCGCTGATCTGACCCCGGCCCTCAGCGCGCTCAACGACCTGCAACTGCAACTGTCCGGTCTGGCCCGCTCCAGCACACCGGAACAAGCCGCGTTCGAACTGGCGAAAACCCGCATGAGCGGCCAGCGTGATGCGCTGACCAACCTGCGTGCCGCCTCCGGTCGCCTGCCGCGTCCGCTGAGCGTGTGGTTCAACGTGCTGGCCGAAGACTCCTGGCGCCTGGTGCTCAACGATGCTTACCAATACTTGAACGGCCGTTATCAGAACGAGCTGTACAGCGTGTATGGCAAAACCATCAGCAAGCGTTATCCGTTCAGCGCCAGCAGCACCAGCGACGTAGCGATCAGCGACTTCCGCGAGTTCTTCCGGGCTCAAGGTACCGTCGACCGCTTCTTCGACAGCTACCTGCGTCCGTTCGTCAGCGGTGATCCGGGCAACTACCGGATGCGCAGCGTCGACGGTCACAGCCTGCCGGTGTCCAAGGTCTACCTCGATCAGATGGCTGCAGCATTGACGATTCGTCAGAGCTTCTTCTCGATAAACCCGGCCGAACCGACCGTGCAGTTCAAGCTTGAGCCGTACACCCTCGATCCGGCAGTCAGCCGTTCCGAGTTCAAGTTCGGCGACAAGACCATGGAATACCGTCACGGTCCGATCCTGCCAATGTCGTTCAAGTGGCCGACCGATGCTGAAGACGGTCGCACCAGTCTGGTCATGGACAAAATGGCCGGTCGTCCGATCGGCATCGAGAAGAACTCCGGCCCATGGTCGCTGTTCCGTCTGTTCGACCTGATGCAGACGGAGTACCTGAGCGGTCGCGACGTGCTGGTGCTGAAAGCTGACGTAGGTGGCCTGCGCGCCAACTACCTGCTGACCAGCCAACGCTCGCCGAACCCGTTCGACCTCGGCGTGCTGCGCACCTTCCGTATGCCGGTGCAGCTCTGA
- the icmH gene encoding type IVB secretion system protein IcmH/DotU, giving the protein MIKETDYNQDDKTVLLDRQGHGPAASPLTDFAAPPRFEQLEERMIYAARLRPAEAFNISLNSLVAASSELLSEVVRLKHSETREDLYALNERLTAGLKLFEVRALHNGAESSQVMAARYVLCTVVDEAVVTTPWGNESEWSQMSLLSSFHNETFGGEKFFQLLDRLSKNPVKHLPMLELMYLCLSLGFEGKYRVQARGMLELEGIRDAVYRQIRQLRGDVPRELSPHWEGLNDQRRNLVRIVPAWMVVLFTFVCLVVMYSGFAWVLGEQRDTVLQPYQPLDPAAVQPQSQP; this is encoded by the coding sequence ATGATCAAGGAAACGGATTACAACCAGGACGACAAAACCGTCCTGCTCGATCGTCAGGGCCACGGACCGGCAGCCAGTCCGCTGACCGACTTCGCCGCGCCGCCGCGTTTCGAGCAACTGGAAGAACGCATGATCTACGCCGCGCGCCTGCGTCCGGCGGAAGCGTTCAACATCAGCCTCAATTCGCTGGTGGCGGCGTCGTCCGAACTGCTCTCGGAAGTGGTGCGCCTCAAACACAGCGAGACCCGCGAAGATTTGTACGCGCTCAACGAGCGCCTGACCGCCGGGCTCAAGCTGTTTGAAGTGCGCGCCTTGCACAACGGCGCCGAAAGCAGCCAGGTCATGGCCGCGCGTTACGTGCTCTGCACCGTGGTCGACGAAGCCGTCGTGACCACGCCGTGGGGCAACGAAAGCGAGTGGTCGCAGATGAGCCTGCTCAGCAGCTTCCACAACGAAACCTTCGGTGGCGAGAAGTTCTTCCAGTTGCTCGATCGGTTGTCGAAGAACCCGGTCAAACACCTGCCGATGCTGGAGCTGATGTACCTGTGCCTGTCCCTCGGTTTCGAGGGCAAGTACCGCGTACAAGCGCGCGGCATGCTCGAACTCGAGGGCATCCGCGATGCCGTGTATCGCCAGATCCGTCAGTTGCGTGGCGACGTGCCGCGCGAGTTGTCGCCGCACTGGGAAGGCCTGAACGATCAGCGCCGCAACCTGGTGCGCATCGTGCCGGCGTGGATGGTGGTGTTGTTCACTTTCGTCTGTCTGGTGGTGATGTATTCGGGCTTCGCCTGGGTCTTGGGCGAGCAGCGCGACACCGTTCTGCAACCTTATCAGCCGCTTGATCCAGCCGCGGTTCAACCGCAGTCGCAGCCGTAA
- the tssK gene encoding type VI secretion system baseplate subunit TssK — MNTHKVIWQEGMLLRPQHFQHNDRYYDHQMKTRTQLLGGYTWGFLNLEIDLQFLNMGKLVISEASGILPDGSLFELGGNTEPLALDVPPNTGNTPIYLALPLVTGNHIESRRPEQSDVLARYTAYDAEVADSNAGDDSASQVSCGRPDFKLLLGEQQSDQAYVKLKICDVLDTTPDGVISLDPDFVPTYIQAHASSYLLSCLKEVISMLSHRGDTIAERIRSNGKVGGAEVGDFMMLQLINRTELLLRHYLGLEQVHPEELYRTLLTMLGDLATFSGESKRPRLDSRYSHADQGASFRKLMEAIRQVLSMVLEQHAIELILQARQYGIIVSPLHDHKLLGSASFVLAASANCDSEELRHRLPAHLKVGPVERIRQLVNLHLPGIKVKPLPVAPRQIAFHSNKTYFILELSSEDLAQLERSGGFAFHVSGEFAELELKFWAIRN; from the coding sequence ATGAATACCCATAAAGTCATTTGGCAGGAAGGCATGCTGCTGCGTCCGCAGCACTTCCAGCACAACGATCGCTATTACGATCACCAGATGAAAACCCGCACCCAGTTGCTGGGTGGCTACACCTGGGGTTTCCTCAATCTGGAGATCGACTTGCAGTTCCTCAACATGGGCAAACTGGTGATCAGTGAAGCTTCGGGGATCCTGCCGGACGGCAGCCTGTTCGAACTCGGTGGCAACACCGAACCGCTGGCGCTGGACGTACCGCCGAACACCGGCAACACGCCGATCTATCTGGCGCTGCCGCTGGTTACCGGTAACCACATCGAGTCGCGCCGTCCGGAGCAATCCGACGTGCTCGCGCGTTACACCGCGTATGACGCCGAAGTGGCCGACTCCAACGCCGGCGACGACTCCGCCAGCCAGGTCAGCTGTGGTCGCCCGGATTTCAAACTGTTGCTCGGCGAGCAGCAGAGCGATCAGGCCTACGTGAAGCTGAAGATCTGCGACGTGCTCGACACCACGCCCGACGGCGTGATCAGCCTCGACCCGGACTTCGTGCCGACCTACATTCAGGCCCACGCCTCCAGCTATTTGCTGTCGTGCCTGAAAGAAGTCATCAGCATGCTCAGCCACCGTGGCGACACCATTGCCGAGCGGATTCGCTCCAACGGCAAGGTCGGCGGTGCGGAAGTCGGTGACTTCATGATGCTGCAACTGATCAACCGCACCGAACTGCTGCTGCGTCACTATCTGGGTCTGGAGCAGGTGCATCCGGAAGAGTTGTACCGCACGCTGCTGACCATGCTCGGCGATCTGGCGACCTTCTCCGGCGAGAGCAAACGCCCGCGTCTGGACAGCCGCTACTCCCACGCCGACCAGGGCGCGAGCTTTCGCAAGCTGATGGAAGCGATTCGTCAGGTACTGTCGATGGTGCTCGAACAGCACGCCATCGAACTGATCCTGCAAGCGCGTCAGTACGGCATCATCGTGTCGCCGTTGCACGACCACAAACTGCTCGGCTCGGCTTCGTTCGTGCTGGCGGCCAGTGCCAACTGCGACTCCGAAGAACTGCGCCACCGCTTGCCGGCGCACCTCAAGGTCGGCCCGGTGGAGCGCATCCGCCAACTGGTCAACCTGCACTTGCCGGGGATCAAGGTCAAACCGTTGCCGGTGGCCCCGCGGCAGATCGCGTTCCACTCCAACAAAACCTATTTCATCCTCGAACTCAGTTCCGAAGACCTGGCACAACTCGAGCGCTCCGGCGGCTTCGCGTTCCACGTGTCCGGCGAATTCGCCGAGCTTGAACTGAAATTCTGGGCCATCAGGAACTGA
- the tssJ gene encoding type VI secretion system lipoprotein TssJ, with translation MSRRSTAFFKTLTALTVLVLLAGCSSLSPYSKVTKINLKLTGSDQLNPDLNGRPSPIVVRLFELKHPVTFENADFFSLYERAKESLNPDLVASEELELRPGETVEMKLKVEEGSLYVGVLAAYRDLPETQWRHTVQITPLEVTEVDLTLDQTGIRNTNQVLAKADD, from the coding sequence ATGTCTCGCCGCTCGACCGCTTTTTTCAAGACGCTGACTGCGCTCACCGTGCTGGTGCTGCTCGCCGGTTGCTCGTCGCTGTCGCCGTACTCGAAAGTGACCAAGATCAATCTGAAACTGACCGGCAGCGATCAGTTGAACCCGGATCTCAACGGCCGTCCTTCACCGATCGTGGTACGCCTGTTCGAACTCAAGCACCCGGTGACGTTCGAGAATGCTGACTTCTTCAGCCTCTACGAGCGCGCCAAGGAATCCCTCAACCCGGATCTGGTGGCCAGCGAAGAACTCGAACTGCGCCCGGGTGAAACCGTGGAGATGAAGCTCAAGGTGGAAGAGGGCAGCCTTTATGTTGGCGTTCTCGCCGCTTACCGCGACTTGCCGGAAACCCAATGGCGCCACACGGTTCAGATCACTCCGCTGGAAGTCACCGAAGTCGATCTGACTCTGGACCAGACCGGCATCCGCAACACCAATCAAGTGCTCGCCAAGGCGGATGACTGA
- the tagH gene encoding type VI secretion system-associated FHA domain protein TagH, giving the protein MELVFEMLNTKQFVPTELCQKTFKQAGGVIGRGEDCDWIIPDRKRHLSNHHAIVSYREGTFFLTDTSSNGVQDGTSGARLHKGEPMRIEHGSTYVLGDFEIRARLVRDPATFDGEVGRPRAAGSIIPDDAFLDLDPLNALEQQERVYSEIDELLAPNTKPEDSRQRADYARIDMESLMVPELIAAPAEPEPAPAPKAVERQSEGFWEHFGAALGVDVKGLSHDEREALALNAARLLRQSVGGLQQSLRTRSELKNELRLAQTTVQGTNKNPLKFAVDPSEALQILLQPSKPGHLPAEQAISRAFRDLQAHQVALLTASRAAVRGTLEHFSPEQLTLRFERDNKPLIATSGGRWRAFGRYHQALRQDDDWSERLLARDFAQAYEEQIRLISTLHTDHQG; this is encoded by the coding sequence ATGGAATTGGTTTTCGAAATGCTGAACACCAAGCAGTTCGTGCCCACCGAGTTGTGCCAGAAGACCTTCAAACAGGCTGGCGGCGTGATCGGGCGGGGCGAGGACTGCGACTGGATCATCCCTGACCGCAAGCGTCATCTGTCCAATCATCACGCGATTGTCAGCTACCGCGAAGGCACGTTTTTCCTGACCGACACCAGCAGCAACGGTGTTCAGGACGGCACAAGCGGCGCACGCCTGCACAAGGGCGAACCGATGCGCATCGAGCACGGCAGCACCTACGTGCTGGGTGACTTCGAGATCCGCGCACGGCTTGTGCGTGACCCGGCGACCTTCGACGGTGAAGTCGGCCGTCCACGCGCCGCTGGCAGCATCATCCCCGACGACGCGTTCCTCGATCTCGATCCGCTTAACGCCCTCGAACAGCAAGAGCGCGTCTACTCGGAAATCGACGAACTGCTGGCGCCGAACACCAAGCCTGAAGACTCCCGTCAGCGTGCCGACTACGCGCGCATCGACATGGAAAGCCTGATGGTGCCGGAACTGATCGCCGCGCCTGCCGAACCTGAGCCTGCTCCGGCGCCTAAAGCCGTCGAGCGTCAGAGCGAAGGTTTCTGGGAGCACTTCGGTGCTGCGCTGGGCGTGGATGTCAAAGGCCTCAGCCATGACGAACGTGAAGCCCTGGCGCTGAACGCCGCGCGTCTGCTGCGTCAGAGCGTCGGCGGTTTGCAGCAGAGCCTGCGCACCCGTTCCGAGCTGAAAAATGAACTGCGTCTGGCCCAGACCACCGTGCAAGGCACCAACAAGAACCCGCTGAAATTCGCTGTCGATCCGAGCGAAGCACTGCAGATTCTGTTGCAGCCGAGCAAGCCCGGGCATCTGCCGGCCGAGCAAGCCATCTCCCGCGCGTTCCGTGACCTGCAGGCGCATCAGGTGGCTTTGCTGACCGCCAGCCGCGCCGCTGTGCGCGGCACGCTGGAGCACTTCTCGCCGGAGCAACTGACGCTGCGTTTCGAGCGCGACAACAAGCCGCTGATCGCCACGTCCGGCGGGCGCTGGAGAGCGTTCGGCCGTTATCACCAGGCGCTGCGCCAGGACGATGACTGGAGCGAACGTCTGCTGGCCCGCGACTTCGCCCAAGCCTACGAAGAACAGATCCGCCTGATCTCCACCCTCCACACCGACCACCAAGGATGA
- a CDS encoding sigma-54-dependent Fis family transcriptional regulator produces the protein MFTQVPQPLVYAEALLAQFASLSRAADGAALLGEFVRGLAELSGCELTQLYLLDATHTCLGMNAEYLDGALQPRQAASLPADYNGEQLLQFALCQNRVVCLDDLSGSLHETSFLPAATAPWQSLLCVPLVNQHKAVEGLLLCASRHRTDLQGFADSLGQLGSFVLGQLHLLQRLRQPLDVMEPALRSVPSISGYGLIGKSAAMRQTYSLISKVLHSPYTVLLRGETGTGKEVVARAIHDCGPRRSQAFIVQNCAAFPENLLESELFGYRKGAFTGADRDRAGLFDAANGGTLLLDEIGDMPLSLQAKILRVLQEGEIRPLGSNDTHKIDVRIIAATHRDLSVLVSEGKFREDLYYRLAQFPIELPALRQREGDILDLARHFAEKTCTFLQRDPVRWSDAALEHLCGYTFPGNVRELKALVERAVLLCEGGELLAEHFSLRMEPMPEDSSGLNLRERLEQVERTLLLDCLRKNDGNQTLAARELGLPRRTLLYRLGRLNINLGDFDG, from the coding sequence ATGTTCACTCAAGTGCCGCAGCCGCTGGTCTATGCCGAAGCGTTGCTGGCGCAGTTCGCCAGTCTGTCGCGGGCGGCGGACGGTGCTGCGTTGCTGGGTGAATTCGTGCGTGGGTTGGCCGAGTTGAGTGGTTGCGAATTGACGCAGCTGTATCTGCTCGACGCCACCCACACGTGCCTCGGGATGAACGCCGAGTACCTCGACGGGGCGTTGCAACCGCGTCAGGCCGCGAGCCTGCCGGCAGATTACAACGGTGAGCAACTGTTGCAATTCGCCCTGTGCCAGAACCGCGTGGTGTGCCTCGACGACCTCAGTGGCAGCCTGCACGAAACCAGTTTCCTGCCCGCCGCGACGGCGCCGTGGCAGTCGCTGTTGTGCGTGCCGCTGGTCAATCAGCACAAGGCTGTCGAAGGCTTGCTGCTGTGTGCCAGTCGTCATCGCACCGACCTGCAGGGCTTTGCTGATTCGCTCGGCCAGCTCGGCTCGTTTGTGCTGGGGCAATTGCATTTGCTGCAACGCCTGCGTCAGCCGCTGGATGTAATGGAACCGGCGCTGCGCAGTGTGCCGAGCATCAGCGGTTACGGGTTGATCGGCAAAAGCGCGGCGATGCGTCAGACCTACTCGCTGATCAGCAAAGTCCTGCACAGCCCGTACACCGTGCTGTTGCGCGGCGAGACCGGTACCGGCAAGGAAGTCGTGGCGCGGGCGATTCATGATTGCGGCCCGCGTCGTTCCCAGGCGTTCATCGTGCAGAACTGCGCGGCGTTCCCGGAAAACCTGCTGGAAAGCGAACTGTTCGGTTATCGCAAAGGTGCCTTCACCGGTGCTGATCGCGACCGCGCCGGGCTGTTCGACGCGGCCAACGGCGGCACGCTGTTGCTCGACGAAATCGGTGATATGCCGCTGTCGTTGCAGGCCAAGATCCTGCGCGTGTTGCAGGAGGGCGAGATCCGTCCGCTGGGTTCCAACGACACGCACAAGATCGACGTGCGCATCATCGCCGCGACGCACCGCGATCTGTCGGTGCTGGTCAGCGAAGGCAAATTCCGCGAGGACTTGTACTACCGCCTCGCGCAATTCCCGATCGAGTTGCCGGCCCTTCGCCAGCGCGAAGGCGACATCCTCGATCTGGCTCGGCACTTCGCCGAAAAGACCTGCACCTTCTTGCAGCGTGATCCGGTGCGCTGGTCGGACGCGGCGCTCGAACACCTGTGCGGTTACACCTTCCCCGGCAACGTTCGCGAACTCAAGGCGCTGGTCGAACGCGCGGTGCTGTTGTGCGAGGGCGGCGAGTTGCTCGCCGAACATTTTTCCCTGCGCATGGAGCCGATGCCTGAAGACAGCAGCGGTCTGAATCTGCGCGAACGCCTGGAACAGGTCGAGCGCACTTTACTGCTCGATTGCCTGCGCAAAAACGACGGCAACCAGACCCTCGCCGCCCGCGAATTGGGCCTGCCCCGGCGCACGCTGCTGTACCGCCTCGGGCGGTTGAACATCAATCTGGGAGATTTCGATGGGTAG